Part of the Odocoileus virginianus isolate 20LAN1187 ecotype Illinois unplaced genomic scaffold, Ovbor_1.2 Unplaced_Contig_9, whole genome shotgun sequence genome, GGCTGCTCTGCCGGGCCCCCCGCATCACTGTGTGCCCTCTCTTTTCCAGTGTTTGTGGGCTATCTGTGCATCGTGCtgctcatgctgctgctgctcatctTCTGGATTGCACCGGCCCATGGGCCCACCAACATCATGGTCTACATCAGCATCTGCTCCTTGCTGGGGAGTTTCACCGTGCCTTCCACCAAGGGCATTGGGCTGGCTGCCCAAGACATCTTCCACAACAACCCGTCTAGTCAGCGGGCCCTCTGCCTGTGTCTGGTGCTCCTGGCCGTGCTTGGCTGCAGCATCATCGTCCAGTTCAGGTACATCAACAAGGCCCTTGAGTGCTTCGACTCCTCTGTGTTTGGGGCCATCTACTACGTTGTGTTCACCACACTGGTCTTGCTGGCCTCAGCCATCCTCTTCCGGGAGTGGAGCAACGTGGGTCTGGTGGACTTCTTGGGCATGGCCTGTGGGTTCACCACTGTCTCCGTTGGAATTGTCCTTATACAGGTGTTCAAAGAGTTCAACTTCAACCTGGGGGAGATGAACAAATCTAATGTGAAAACAGACTAGGATGTAACAGGAAATTGTATGGcttgaggaacagaaagaagataCGGTCTCTGGTCCTAATTTGATgtgaagaagaaaagtaaatttaCACAAGTACATCGCTTGTGttggagttgcttgtatatgaTGAATAGGCTGGTGGAGAATGAGGATGCGTTGCTTAGCACTGGAGTGTGGACTCAGCCTTCTGTTCGCTGAAGTTGCTCAATGGTTGCTTGAGTGTCATCTCTCTCTGATGAGAGGAATCTTATGTTCATCGCCATTAACCTGGAAGCTTTGATGAATactctttgcttttaaaacactATCATTATTTAAATAGAATGGGCCTATTCTGGTTAGTGTTTGCAGGGGAACAGATGTTCTTATTTAGAAGCTTACTTTGGAAATAGGAGAAAGTGTTGTCTTGAAGTCTGACTTTACAGTAAATGTGTGTCTTTAGTCTTGTTATTTTGCATTAAGCATGTATAAAATTCAGGTGTTCCATCCAAATCAGAGGTATAtacatttaattgtttttaatccTCTGATGTGTTGACTCTCCTACCCCTGACTCCTAGACATTTTAattggaaacagagagagaagagtgaaTGGATACCATATACTGTTCCATTTGCAGGATGATTTTCAGTAGCTCAAATCAATTTCAG contains:
- the NIPA1 gene encoding magnesium transporter NIPA1, translated to MGTAAAAAAAAGEGARSPSPAAVSLGLGVAVVSSLVNGSTFVLQKKGIVRAKRRGTSYLTDIVWWAGTIAMAVGQIGNFLAYTAVPTVLVTPLGALGVPFGSILASYLLKEKLNILGKLGCLLSCAGSVVLIIHSPKSESVTTQAELEEKLTNPVFVGYLCIVLLMLLLLIFWIAPAHGPTNIMVYISICSLLGSFTVPSTKGIGLAAQDIFHNNPSSQRALCLCLVLLAVLGCSIIVQFRYINKALECFDSSVFGAIYYVVFTTLVLLASAILFREWSNVGLVDFLGMACGFTTVSVGIVLIQVFKEFNFNLGEMNKSNVKTD